In Oxalobacteraceae bacterium OTU3CINTB1, the sequence GACAACAGCCGCGCCACCATGTCCTGCACCTGCGCCTTGACCGCGCGGCCGGTGCCGACGACCGCCTGCTTGACCTGCGTGGGCGAATACTCGGCCACGCTGAGCTCGGCCGACACCAGCGCGCAAATGGCCGCGCCGCGCGCCTGGCCCAGCAGCAGGGTCGATTGCGGATTAACGTTGACAAACACCTGCTCGATGGCCGCGCACTCGGGCTGATAGATGCGGGCGACCTCGGCCACGCCATCGAGGATCACCTTCAAGCGCGCCGGCAAGCCGCCCTCGCCGCTTTTGATGGTGCCCGAAGCGACGTAATACAGCTTCGCGCCCTGCTTGCGAATAACGCCAAAGCCGGTCGTGCGCAAGCCGGGGTCGATGCCGAGAATTATCATTAATGGATTGTATGCAGTAAAGAAAGCGCCCGCAAGGTTGCGGGCGCTTTTATGTTCCGGCGGGGTCAAGTCTGTCATTCGGACACGACCCCATCCGCCCCACGGGGAGCGGCGGCTTAGTGACGGAAGTGGCGGATACCGGTGTAGACCATCACCACGCCGCGCTCGTTGGCCGCGTCGATCACTTCCTGGTCGCGCATCGAGCCGCCCGGATGAATCACGCAGGTCGCGCCGGCGTCGACCACCACGTCCAGGCCGTCGCGGAACGGGAAGAACGCATCCGATGCCACCACCGAACCGGTCAACGACAGGCCGGCGTTCTGCGCCTTGATCGAAGCGATGCGGGCCGAATCGATACGGCTCATCTGTCCGGCGCCCACGCCCAGGGTCATATTATTGCCGCAGAAGACGATCGCGTTCGACTTCACATACTTAGCCACGCGCCAGGCGAACATCATGTCCTGCAACTGCTGCGGCGTCGGCTGCAGCTTGCTGACAACCTTCAAGTCCGTCAGCAGCACATTTTTCGCATCGGCCGACTGCACCAGCAGCCCGCCGCCGACGCGCTTGAAGTCCATCGTGTTGACGCCGTTGCCCAACGGGATTTCCAGCAGACGCACATTCTGCTTGGCCGACAGGATCTGCTTGGCCTCGGCCGAATACGACGGCGCGATCAGCACCTCGACGAACAGCTTGGCCAGCTCGGTGGCGGCGGCCGCGTCGATCTCGACGTTGAAGGCGATGATGCCGCCGAAGGCCGACGTCGGATCGGTCTGCAGCGCGCGCTTGTAGGCGTCGGCGGCGTCGAAGCCGAGCGCCACGCCGCACGGATTGGCGTGCTTGACGATGACGCAGGCGGCGCTTTGCTGGAAGCTGCCCATGCTCTTGACGCATTCCCACGCCGCATCGGCGTCGGCGATGTTGTTGAACGACAGTTCCTTGCCCTGCAGCTGGCGGTAGTTGGCCAGCGCGCCGTCGGTGGCGGCGACGTCGCGGTAGAACGCGGCCGACTGGTGCGGATTCTCGCCGTAGCGCATGTCCTGCACTTTTTCAAACGCCACGTTCAAGGTGGTCGGATAGGCGTTGCGGCTGGCGTGCTGGCGGTCGGCGCCCAGGCTGGTCAGGTAGTTGGCGATGGCGCCGTCGTACTGCGCGGTGTGCGCATAGACCTTGGTGGCCAGCTTGAAACGGGTGTCGTAGCCGACAACGCCCGGCGCGTTGTCGGTGGTCTGCATTTCCGCCAGCACCACGCCGTAGTCCGACGGATCGCAGATGACGATGACGTCCTTGTGGTTCTTGGCCGCCGAGCGCAGCATGGCCGGGCCGCCGATGTCGATGTTCTCGATGGCGTCGTCCAGCGAGCAATCCTGCTTGGCGACGGTGGCCTGGAACGGATACAGGTTGACCACCACCATGTCGATGGTCGGAATGGCGTGTTCTTCCAGCTTGGCCACGTGCTCCGGGAAATCGCGGCGCGCCAGGATGCCGCCGTGCACCTTCGGATGCAAGGTCTTGACGCGGCCATCGAGCATCTCCGGGAAGCCGGTGTAGTCGGCGACCTCGGTCACGGCCACGCCGTTGTCGGCCAGCAGTTTGGCGGTGCCGCCGGTCGACAGGATCTTGACGCCCATGGTGGACAGCGCGCGGGCGAAGTCCAGCACACCGGTTTTGTCGGAGACGGAGATGAGAGCTTGTTTAATCATGGCTATGAAAGGCTAGGTGGGTTGATATCGGATTGCGGACCGGCCCAACGGCCGTTCCCAGCCGCCCATGCCGGAAAAATCGCCGCTGTTTACAGCAGGCCGTGTTCTTGCAGTTTCTTGCGCAGGGTGTTGCGGTTGATGCCCAGCATCTGCGCCGCGTGCGACTGGTTGCCGTCGGCGCGCGTCATGACCACTTCCAGTATCGGCTTTTCCACGGTCAGCACGACCATATCGTAGATATTCGATGCCTGCTGCTCGCCCAGGTCGTTGAAGTAATCTTCAAGGCTCTTCTGGACTACTTCCTGGATACTTTCTTTGCTCATTTTGATGTCGTTCGCTCAATAATCTGTTGACGCTGGTAAATCACTCCGGGACTCATGATCCAGGCGCTTACCCTTCTGATATAACTTTTTTAGTACTGGCTAGCTGTTCTTATGCGGCTTGCAAAACTTCAGGGAGGCGGTATTGTAACCGCTCGCCGTAAGTCCACTGGGATTCGAAGAACTGGTCGACGGCGATCAGTTGCTCGTCGGTGGACTCCAGCAGATTCATCTTCTGGCGGAATGCCTCGCCGCCCTCGAGGTCGCGCACATACCAGCCGATGTGTTTGCGCGCGGTGCGCACGCCCAGGTAGTCGCCGTAAAACGCGTAGTGGGCGCGCAGGTGTTCGTCCATCAGCGCGCGCACCTCGTCGACGTAGGGCGGCGGCAGATGGGTGCCGGTGCGCAGGAAATGCTCGATCTCGCGGAAGATCCACGGCCGGCCCTGCGCCGCGCGGCCGATCATGACGGCGTCGGCGCCGGTGTAATCGAGCACGAATTTGGCTTTTTCCGGCGTTGTGATGTCGCCGTTGGCGACCACGGGAATGGCCACCGACTGCTTGACCGCCGCGATCATGTCGTACTCGGCATCGCCGGTGTAGCCGTCGGCGCGCGTGCGGCCATGCAAAGTCAGCATGGCGATGCCCGCGTCCTCGGCAATGCGCGCGATCCGCAAGGCGTTCTTGTTTTCGCGGTTCCAGCCGGTGCGGAATTTCAAGGTGACCGGCACGTCGACCGCGCCGACCACCGCCTCGACGATCTCCCTGACCAGCGCCTCGTTCTGCAACAGGGCCGAGCCGCACCAGCTGTTGCACACCTTCTTGACCGGGCAGCCCATATTGATATCGATAATCTGGGCGCCGCGTTCCACGTTGAAGCGGGCGCAGTCGGCCAGGTCCTTGGGATCGGCGCCGGCGATCTGCACCGCCTTCGGCTCCATTTCGCCGGTATGGTCGGTGCGGCGCGAACTCTTTTCCGTCGCCCACAGGCGCGGATTGGAGGCCGCCATTTCGGACACCGCATACCCCGCCCCCAGCTGCTTGCACAGCTGGCGGAAAGGCCGATCCGTCACTCCCGCCATGGGAGCGACGAAAACGTTGTTGCGCAGTAAATGAGGGCCGATTTGCACTGGCGATACCTGATGGGGAAGAAGGAACCTTCTATTTTAACCGAAGGGGTGCTCAAATAATAAGCACTATTTTTTATGAAAACTGCAAATGTGCAGCCTGAACGTTATGAACGGTCAGATCACATCGTCCATTGCGGCCAAGCTCAGGTGCTCTACTTCGCCCCAGCTAGTTAGCGCTAACTTCCCCTCCGAGAAGGTAAAGCGGTTGATGCTGGCGTTCTTGACCTGGAAATCGCGCGGGCTGTCGAGCTGCATGCCGACCGCCTCGCGGTAGGCGCATTCGAGCACGCCGCCGTGGGCGACGATGGCGACGGTTTTGCCCGGATGACGCTCGGCCCATTCCCGAATGGCAGAGATGGCACGCGCGTAAAACTGGCGGAAACTCTCCGCCACGCGCTCTCCCGGCGGCATCACCGCGTCGATATCGCGCGCCTGCCACAGCGCGAAGTCGGCCGGGTATTTCTGCGCGACTTCGGTGTACAACATGCCCTCGAAAACGCCATAGCAGCGCTCGCGCAGCTTGGCGTCGGTCTGCACCTGGGCGCCGTGGTACTGGTCGGCCACGGCCTGGGCCGTCTGGCGGGCGCGCTGCAGGTCGCTCGAGACGATCACGTCGACCGACTCGGCGGCCAGCGCCTGCGCCAGCGCGCCGGCCTGGCGTTCGCCTTCGGCGTTGAGCGGGATGTCGATATGGCCTTGCAGGCGGCGCACGGCGTTCCAGGCCGTCTCGCCGTGGCGGATCAGCAAAATATTCGTGTTGTTCATGCGGTCTTTTTTCTGGGCTTGCGGGCCGGTTCGGCGGCCAAGGCCGGATTCAAGGTGTACGTACCGATCAGTTGCGCCTCATCGACGATATGGCCGTGGATGGCGTTGAGCACGTCGATGCAAGTGAAGCGCCCATCCAATGCCAGACGCGGCACATCGAGCGCATACATGCGAAAAATATAATGGTGGACGCGCTCATCGTTCCACGGCGGACAGGGGCCATCATACCCGTAATAGTCGCCGGCCATCGCCGGGTCGGCCGAAAACCACCGGGTATAGTCGTTGACGCCCTGCCGCAGGGCGGCGCCGTCCAGGCCCACGTCCGGACCGGGCTTGCCGCGCGCCACGACGCCGTCCGACAACGCGCCCTCGGCGATCTGGTGCAGGCCGACCGGGATATCGATCAGGCTCCAGTGGAAAAAATCGTCGCGCGGCATGCTCGCCGGCAAGGTGACGCCGGTGCGGTTGATGTCGGTGGCGTCGGTCGGCACGTCGCCGTCGATGCACAGCAACACCAGCGATTCGGTGCCGGCCGGCACGTCGGTCCAAGTCAGCTGGGGATTGCGGTTGCCCGACAACGCCAACTGGCCATCGGCGCCCATGGTGGCAAAGGCGCAGGCGGCTGGCATCGCGGCGCCGTCGCGAAAGCTCTCACTCGACAGTTTCATCTCTCGTCTCCCGGGCTGTTTTTATTTAGAGTTGGTTTGCAGCCAAAACGTTACAGGTCCGTCGTTGGTCAGCGTGACTTTCATGTCTGCACCAAACTGGCCCGTTTGCACCACAGTGTGCCGCAAACGCGCTTGCTCGACAAAATAATTGAACAGCCGTAAGCCCTCGGCCGGCGCGGCGGCCGGCGTGAACGAAGGACGGGTGCCCGACTTGGTATCGGCCGCCAGGGTGAACTGCGGCACCAGCAGCAAGCCGCCGGCCACGTCCGTCACGCTGCGGTTCATCTTGCCGGCGTCGTCCGAAAACACGCGGTAGCCCAGCATTTTGGCCAGCAAGGTATCGGCGTCCTTCTCGGTGTCGTTGCGTTCCGCACACACCAGCACCATCAAGCCGGCACCGATGGCGCCGATGGTGGCGCCTTCGACCACCACCTTGGCGTCGCTGACCCGTTGCAGCAGCGCGATCATGCGGACAGGGTCACGCGGGCGAACTTGCGCTTGCCCACTTGCAGCACGAACGTGCCGGCCTCGATCTTGACGGCCTTGTCGCTGATGACGGCGCCGTCCAGGCGCACGCCGCCCTGGTCGATCATGCGCATCGCTTCCGAGGTGGACGGGCACAGGCCTGCCATCTTCAGCAATTGCGGGATGCCGACCGGCGCGCCGGCCAGCGCGACTTCCGGCACATCGTCCGGAATGCCGCCCTTGGAGCGGTTGACGAAGTCGTTGAGCGCCTCGTCGGCCGCCGCCTGCGAGTGGAAACGGGCGACGATTTCCTGCGCCAGCGCCACTTTGGCGTCGCGCGGGTTGGCGCCGCCGTCGATCGTGGCCTTGAGCGCGGCGACGTCGGCGATCGAGCGGAACGACAGCAACTCATAGTATTTCCACATCATCACGTCGGAAATGCTCATGATCTTGGCGAACATGGTGTTGCCCGGCTCGGTGATGCCAATATAGTTGTTCTTCGACTTCGACATCTTGTCGACGCCGTCCAAACCTTCCAGCAGCGGCATGGTCAAAATGCACTGCGGTTCCTGGTCGTAGTCCTTCTGCAGTTCGCGGCCAACCAGCAAATTGAACTTCTGGTCGGTGCCGCCCAGCTCCAGATCGGACTTCAAAGCGACCGAATCATAGCCCTGCATCAAAGGATAGAGGAACTCATGGACCGCAATCGGTGTCCCACCCTTGAAACGCTTGCTAAAATCATCCCGTTCCATCATGCGGGCCACGGTGTAATGAGAGGCCAGCTTGATCAGGCCACGCGCGCCGAGCGGGTCGCACCACTCGGAGTTGTAGCGGATTTCAGTCTTGGCCGGATCGAGCACCAGCGAAGCCTGCTTAAAGTAGGTCATGGCGTTTTGCTCGACCTGCTCCTTGGTCAGCGGCGGGCGCGTCATGTTGCGGCCCGACGGGTCGCCGATCATCGACGTGAAGTCGCCGATGAGGAAAATGACTTGGTGGCCCAGATCTTGCAACTGACGCATCTTGTTCAGCACGACAGTGTGTCCCAAGTGCAAATCCGGTGCGGTCGGGTCCAGGCCCAGCTTGATGCGCAGCGGCACGCCGTTTTGCTCGGAACGCGCCAGCTTTTGTGCGAACTCGCTTTCGATCAGCAACTCGTCGACACCCCGTTTGGTGATGGCGAGCGCCTCTTGTACACGGTCGGTCAGGGGCAGCGCTTTAGAGGAGGCCGGCGGTGTGGAAGAAGGGATAGTCATATATTTTGTGCGTTTTTTTTCAAAAAAAGGTAGTCAGCGCCAGGAGTTTGTTATAATCCTCGATCCATCAATCTTGCCGTACGAAAACGAAACCCGACAATAATTAGAAGAAATAAAAGGTTCCTGAATAGTTCAAGCGGCAAATTTTAACTGATTGCATGAACCAAATACATAAATTCACGAGCTCACGCTTGTACAGTCTGATAGCTTCAACGCGCAAAGCGCGCATTGTCAGCGCCTCGGCACTGTTCCTCACAGTGTGTGCGTTCGGTGCCGCCGGCGTCGCGCCGCTGGCCCCGGATCCTGCCGATCTGCCGGTGAAATCCGTGCAGGAAGCCGTCACGATGCCGGATCTTGCGCCGCAGATCAACGCGCTTGAGGAACAATCGTCCAGCGAGCACTTCGTCCACGAAGAACGCATCCGCGCCGGCGACACCCTGGCCACCTTGCTCACCCGCCTGGGTGTGGAAGACGACGCCGCCGAAAATTTCATCAAAAAAGACAAGGTCGCCAAAGGCGTCATGCAGCTGAAGACGGGAAAACGCGTCCAGGCGCAGACCGACGATGAAGGCAATCTGCAATGGTTGCGCGCGGTCGTGGTCGACGGCAAGGATATCCCTGTCAAGAACATCAAGATTTCCCGCAAGAACGACCGCTTTGTCGCGGAAGAAGAGCCGGCCAAGCTGGAACGCCGCGTCGAGATGCATGCCCGCACCATCAACTCGACCCTGTTCGCAGCCACCGATTCGAACGAAGACGGCACCAAGCTGCCGGACACGATCGTCAAGCAAATCGTTGAGATGTTCTCGACCAGCATCGACTTCCGGGGCGACCTGAAGCGCGGCGACCATTTCAACGTGGTCTATGAGACGTTCTGGCAGGATGGGGAATTTGTTCGCGCGGGCCGCATCCTGGCGGGCGAATTCACCAACCGCGGCACGACGTATCAATCGGTGTGGTTTGAAGATCCGCAGACCAAGCAAGGCGGCGGCTATTACAGCTTCGACGGCAAGGCGCTGAAAAAGGCCTTCCTGAAGTCGCCGGTGGAATTCTCGCGGATTTCGTCGGGCTTCTCGATGCGCGTGCATCCGGTCTCGGGCGAGTGGAAAGCCCACAAGGGCATCGACTTCCCTGCGCCGACCGGTACGCCGATTCGCGCCTCTGGCGATGGCGTCGTCGATTTCGCCGGCACGCAAAACGGCTACGGCAATTTCGTCACCATCAAGCACTGGAACAATTATTCGACCGCTTACGCCCACATGAGCCGCTTTGCGCCTGGCGTCAAAAAAGGCACCAAGGTCAGCCAAGGCGACGTGATCGGTTATGTCGGCAGCACCGGCTGGTCGACCGGCGCCCACTTGCACTACGAGTTCCGCGTCGGTGGCGAAGCCAAGGACCCGAGCAAGCTCAACGTGACCGCGCAGGCGCCGTTGACGGCCGCCGAACTGTCGCGCTTCAAGCTCTACGCGGCGGACATGTCGCACCGCTTCGCGCTGCTGCAACCAGGTGGCTCGACCGGCACCCGCGTGGCCGCGAAATAAGCCGCACCGCTTTACTGCTCCATCCGAAACAGGCCGCCGCACCGGC encodes:
- a CDS encoding histidine phosphatase family protein — encoded protein: MNNTNILLIRHGETAWNAVRRLQGHIDIPLNAEGERQAGALAQALAAESVDVIVSSDLQRARQTAQAVADQYHGAQVQTDAKLRERCYGVFEGMLYTEVAQKYPADFALWQARDIDAVMPPGERVAESFRQFYARAISAIREWAERHPGKTVAIVAHGGVLECAYREAVGMQLDSPRDFQVKNASINRFTFSEGKLALTSWGEVEHLSLAAMDDVI
- the dtd gene encoding D-aminoacyl-tRNA deacylase; this encodes MIALLQRVSDAKVVVEGATIGAIGAGLMVLVCAERNDTEKDADTLLAKMLGYRVFSDDAGKMNRSVTDVAGGLLLVPQFTLAADTKSGTRPSFTPAAAPAEGLRLFNYFVEQARLRHTVVQTGQFGADMKVTLTNDGPVTFWLQTNSK
- the ruvC gene encoding crossover junction endodeoxyribonuclease RuvC codes for the protein MIILGIDPGLRTTGFGVIRKQGAKLYYVASGTIKSGEGGLPARLKVILDGVAEVARIYQPECAAIEQVFVNVNPQSTLLLGQARGAAICALVSAELSVAEYSPTQVKQAVVGTGRAVKAQVQDMVARLLSLPGLPGTDAADALGIAICHAHSRETLTLIAGAGKGTSTAKSGPLAGLRMKNGRLVG
- a CDS encoding M23 family metallopeptidase; translation: MNQIHKFTSSRLYSLIASTRKARIVSASALFLTVCAFGAAGVAPLAPDPADLPVKSVQEAVTMPDLAPQINALEEQSSSEHFVHEERIRAGDTLATLLTRLGVEDDAAENFIKKDKVAKGVMQLKTGKRVQAQTDDEGNLQWLRAVVVDGKDIPVKNIKISRKNDRFVAEEEPAKLERRVEMHARTINSTLFAATDSNEDGTKLPDTIVKQIVEMFSTSIDFRGDLKRGDHFNVVYETFWQDGEFVRAGRILAGEFTNRGTTYQSVWFEDPQTKQGGGYYSFDGKALKKAFLKSPVEFSRISSGFSMRVHPVSGEWKAHKGIDFPAPTGTPIRASGDGVVDFAGTQNGYGNFVTIKHWNNYSTAYAHMSRFAPGVKKGTKVSQGDVIGYVGSTGWSTGAHLHYEFRVGGEAKDPSKLNVTAQAPLTAAELSRFKLYAADMSHRFALLQPGGSTGTRVAAK
- a CDS encoding YbhB/YbcL family Raf kinase inhibitor-like protein, whose product is MKLSSESFRDGAAMPAACAFATMGADGQLALSGNRNPQLTWTDVPAGTESLVLLCIDGDVPTDATDINRTGVTLPASMPRDDFFHWSLIDIPVGLHQIAEGALSDGVVARGKPGPDVGLDGAALRQGVNDYTRWFSADPAMAGDYYGYDGPCPPWNDERVHHYIFRMYALDVPRLALDGRFTCIDVLNAIHGHIVDEAQLIGTYTLNPALAAEPARKPRKKTA
- a CDS encoding Fis family transcriptional regulator translates to MSKESIQEVVQKSLEDYFNDLGEQQASNIYDMVVLTVEKPILEVVMTRADGNQSHAAQMLGINRNTLRKKLQEHGLL
- the dusB gene encoding tRNA dihydrouridine synthase DusB, with amino-acid sequence MAGVTDRPFRQLCKQLGAGYAVSEMAASNPRLWATEKSSRRTDHTGEMEPKAVQIAGADPKDLADCARFNVERGAQIIDINMGCPVKKVCNSWCGSALLQNEALVREIVEAVVGAVDVPVTLKFRTGWNRENKNALRIARIAEDAGIAMLTLHGRTRADGYTGDAEYDMIAAVKQSVAIPVVANGDITTPEKAKFVLDYTGADAVMIGRAAQGRPWIFREIEHFLRTGTHLPPPYVDEVRALMDEHLRAHYAFYGDYLGVRTARKHIGWYVRDLEGGEAFRQKMNLLESTDEQLIAVDQFFESQWTYGERLQYRLPEVLQAA
- the purH gene encoding bifunctional phosphoribosylaminoimidazolecarboxamide formyltransferase/IMP cyclohydrolase, which translates into the protein MIKQALISVSDKTGVLDFARALSTMGVKILSTGGTAKLLADNGVAVTEVADYTGFPEMLDGRVKTLHPKVHGGILARRDFPEHVAKLEEHAIPTIDMVVVNLYPFQATVAKQDCSLDDAIENIDIGGPAMLRSAAKNHKDVIVICDPSDYGVVLAEMQTTDNAPGVVGYDTRFKLATKVYAHTAQYDGAIANYLTSLGADRQHASRNAYPTTLNVAFEKVQDMRYGENPHQSAAFYRDVAATDGALANYRQLQGKELSFNNIADADAAWECVKSMGSFQQSAACVIVKHANPCGVALGFDAADAYKRALQTDPTSAFGGIIAFNVEIDAAAATELAKLFVEVLIAPSYSAEAKQILSAKQNVRLLEIPLGNGVNTMDFKRVGGGLLVQSADAKNVLLTDLKVVSKLQPTPQQLQDMMFAWRVAKYVKSNAIVFCGNNMTLGVGAGQMSRIDSARIASIKAQNAGLSLTGSVVASDAFFPFRDGLDVVVDAGATCVIHPGGSMRDQEVIDAANERGVVMVYTGIRHFRH
- the tyrS gene encoding tyrosine--tRNA ligase, coding for MTIPSSTPPASSKALPLTDRVQEALAITKRGVDELLIESEFAQKLARSEQNGVPLRIKLGLDPTAPDLHLGHTVVLNKMRQLQDLGHQVIFLIGDFTSMIGDPSGRNMTRPPLTKEQVEQNAMTYFKQASLVLDPAKTEIRYNSEWCDPLGARGLIKLASHYTVARMMERDDFSKRFKGGTPIAVHEFLYPLMQGYDSVALKSDLELGGTDQKFNLLVGRELQKDYDQEPQCILTMPLLEGLDGVDKMSKSKNNYIGITEPGNTMFAKIMSISDVMMWKYYELLSFRSIADVAALKATIDGGANPRDAKVALAQEIVARFHSQAAADEALNDFVNRSKGGIPDDVPEVALAGAPVGIPQLLKMAGLCPSTSEAMRMIDQGGVRLDGAVISDKAVKIEAGTFVLQVGKRKFARVTLSA